A single genomic interval of Oryza sativa Japonica Group chromosome 7, ASM3414082v1 harbors:
- the LOC107276371 gene encoding GTPase activating protein 1 — translation MAKECGSSSVIVGVVKVKVVRGTNLAVRDVFSSDPYVVLKLGNQEVRTRTVRKNTNPVWNEDLTLIVQDLNHLLVTLEVYDRDPFVDDPMGAAFFELRPLVEAAAASSRRRTPSGVDSKEDGTAVVPRSGSSVVWSASEGKAAQGLVLRLAGVESGEVELQLELEWHGGAAGDTSMIDRLIDRNS, via the exons ATGGCAAAGGAGTGCGGCAGCAGCAGTGTGATCGTCGGGGTGGTGAAGGTGAAGGTGGTGCGAGGGACCAATCTTGCCGTCCGTGATGTCTTCAGCAGCGATCCCTACGTCGTCCTCAAGCTCGGCAACCAG GAGGTGAGAACTCGTACAGTGAGGAAAAACACCAATCCAGTGTGGAACGAGGACCTGACGCTCATCGTTCAAGATCTCAACCATCTCCTCGTCACTCTC GAGGTCTACGACCGTGACCCGTTCGTCGACGACCCCATGGGCGCGGCGTTCTTCGAGCTCCGGCCGCTGGtggaggcggccgcggcgagcagccgccgccgtaccCCCTCCGGCGTTGACAGTAAAGAGGACGGCACCGCCGTGGTCCCAAGGAGCGGGAGCTCCGTTGTGTGGTCGGCGTCGGAGGGGAAGGCGGCGCAGGGCCTGGTGCTGAGGCTCGCCGGCGTCGAGTCCGGCGAGGTGGAGCTGCAGCTGGAACTGGaatggcacggcggcgcggctggcgaCACCTCaatgatcgatcgattgattgaTCGTAACTCGTAA